The stretch of DNA CCAAAAAACTAAAATTGCGGTGGTGGGCATTGGTTACGCCGACGGGATTCCGCGCTGTTTATCGAATAATTTGAAAGTTTTCGTGAATGGTCAACTGGCTCCGCAACTTGGCTCGGTCACGATGGATCAAATTATGCTCGATGTTTCCCACATCGAAAATGTGCAGGCGGGAGATATTGTCACGCTCATTGGGAAGGAAGGGGGCGATCGCCTAACCGTAGACCAGTGGGCAAATCAGTTGGGGACAATTTCCTACGAGATTCTGTGTGGTTTTAAACCTCGTTTACCCCGCATTCATCTGTAATGTTCTGTGACGACTGTAATGCGACCAACCAGATCCATCAAAGCCGCTTGATATGATGAGCCGATAAGATTTCAGAAGATAAAAACGTGAAAAAAAGTTTGGGATTCGGTTTGTTGGCGATCGCCGCAAGTTTTGGTTTAGCTCAAGAGATTAAAGCGGAAGAAGTTTGGCGAACAGAAGAATTTAACGCCGTTTATGTAGGCGATCGCGGTAGCACAGCGATTTGGGAATATGGCGATGGTTTCGGCACAGTCTTTCTCGATGGCTTGGCTGGCGAATACGAAGACCGTGGCACGTATTACGGCTACTGGGTGCAGGCAACTTCTTCTAAAAAATGCGATACCTTTCGCGAGGGCGTGGATGGTCAACCCACTTACCACTGGGGCACTGTAAAAGTCGAATTTATCGATCCAGATTTGCCTTCTCGCTGGAAATTGAGCCTCGGTTTGTGCGATGGCGAACGCATGATTGATTTAAACGGCACACCTGTGATCGAATAAGCCTAATATTTCAATTGCAAAGACCACTTTTTGAGACTGCCTGTATCGCTAGGGCTGAGATCAAGCACCCACAATGTCCATTCCCCTGTGATGTCGAGATTCATCAACTGTTTCAGGCTGGGAGTATTAACTGGTGTGTAAGTTTTATAGAGATAATCGCGGCTGCCGAGGCTGCGGTTTTGCAATAAGAAAACATTGCCATTCGGGGAACGGAGATGAACTTCCACATCGCCGAGATATTCATGTTCAATTTCAACCGTGACGGAAATATCTCGAATGCGCCCCTGTTCGACAAAGGCCACAAGGCTGGTAATCCCTTCCTCTGTGCCGTCAGGAATTTCTAGCTCAAGATCGTTTGTTTGTTCCAAAACAAATTCGGGTTCTTCTACATCGACAAAGCGATTTGCCGCCGCTTCTACCGCACGACGGGCATTAATCTTGCCATAGCCAAACCAGCGGGAATGCCCTAAGGCATCGTAGGTTCCTAGCTGTAAACCTAGTTGGCGATCGCGGGATTTATCGACAATTTTGTCGGCCGTATGTTCCAGAATTTCTTTCACCTCAGTTGCCGACAACATGGGATTGACGGATAACACCAGAGCAGCCGCCCCCGCCACCAATGGACAAGCACTAGATGTCCCCCCAAAGTCACGGGTAAAGTGGCCTGCACTATAGCCCAGCTCACCCATTGTGTCTGTGCTTAGAATGCCATTGCCAGCAAGATTTTCCTGCACTTCTGGAGCCGTAGGTAAATAGCCATGTTCCGCAAACCACATCGCAGGCGGCGCATTATTACTCGGCGCGCAAACAGAAATTTCAGATCCCCAATTGCTATAAACGGCTTTTTGATTTTGGCTAGTACAAGCACTGACGGCGATCGCATCGGGATGAGTGGCGTAACCATTGAGCCAAGCAGTGGGGCCATAAAGCATTTTGTTATGCCAGCCCCGCTCATAAATTGTGCCGTCTAGGGGGCGATTAGCATTACCCGCCGCAAAGACGACCACACAGCCTTTACCGTCTCGTCCAACCGTTGCTGCATAATGAATTGCCGCATTTTGCCGAAGAGATAACGGAAAATGAACCGCCGCCGCGTTCCAGCTACAGGAAATCACATCTGCTCCCTTATCTACCGCCCAGAGAAAGAGCGACTCAATGGAATCATCGTCAAGGTAACCTGTCGTTTTGAGAGGCATTAAAGCGCAATCAGGGGCAACACCCACAATCCCCGTCCCTGTTTCTTCAGCTACGGCGAGACCTGCGCAGGCCGTCCCATGACTCTCTTGATCATGTTCTGGGGTCGGCAAAAAATCGTTATCACCAAAATCGTAGGGCGCAACAATTTTTCCTTGTCCCTGAAAATCGGGATGGTTTAAGTCAACGGCATCGTCCATCACAGCCACCACAATGGAGCGATCGCCCTTCGTATATTCCCAAGCCCCAACCGCATCAATACCTTGGGGTTGCTCTGGCTGATCAGGATTTGGCTCGTGGAGATACCATTGTTCCGAAAATAAAGTATCTGTTGGCAGTTCGATGCTAAGGGATTCTTGAGGCAAAATAACATTCGCTTCCGCCACATTAATTCCCGATAAAGCCCGTAATTGATTCGCTAATTTAATCGGATTTGCCGTTGTCTCCTTCGTAAGCTCGTAGATAAATGTATTTTCTAAACCCAATACCGGACGAATTAGTTTTAAATTATGGCGATCGCCGAAACCTCGATGCTCATGGGAAGATAAATTTTGAGCAAACTGAATCGTAATCTGATTTGTGAGGTAAACAAAACTATCAATCGAATAAGCAAGCTGGTAGACATGACTGGCAAATAAAATCTCATCACTCTGTCGCGCCGCCGCCAAAACCGTTTCCAAATCCTCCGGCGGCACAATCACCTCCTGCATCAAAAAATCTTTGCCGACAAGAGACAACGGACGATACATTAGACCCGGAACAATTTCGAGTAGGTCAACATCTTGATCTCGAAACGCAACGGTCAGACGATCATCTAATTTGTGCAATAAAAGTTCTGCCTGTCCCCGTTGTAAAATAAGACCTTGTTGTGGCGTTACCTCTGGTGCTGCCATAGCCTAAACCCTCTCCTTGACCATCCCTGCGTGGGATCGAGATGTACATTCAACCGTTACCCTATCAAATCATCGCTTGACGAGAATTATGAAAGCAACCAACATCCTTCGTTTGATCCCACTCGTTAGTTTGGCAATGGGGTGTTCTTTGGCAATTATGCCACCGATTTTGGCTCAGTCTGAACCGACCCAACAAAACTTAAGTGAACTGCGTCCCCTCCAAACTGGTGACAGTATTTTGAGCATGGCTGGTGGTTCTTCGCTCATGGATGAGGCGATCGCCGCCATCTCAGACAAAGACTACGAAATCGCCGTCGAGCGACTACAAGAAGCCCGCCAAATCTTTAACCAACTATCCAATTTCCATATCGACATCGCCAATAGCTTCCAAGGAATTGACAACAGCGTCTACGATGCAGAACGTCGCGCTGCCATCGAAGCAGGAGATATGCGCGACACCGCAACCTATCGCCTTGCCCTTGTTCATCGCGTCCAAGGTAAACCAGAGCTTTCCGTACCACTATTGATTCAGGTGATTCGCTCCCAGAGCCCCGCCAGTGATCTCGGCTCAAAATCATACAAACAGCTCTACGAGCTAGGATTTGTTAGCAACGAATTCGAGCAACCGCAGTTCTAACTTCACCTAAATAACAAGACAAACCAACTAAATCTACTGCCGCCAAAAGAGAGCATCTACCACAAACAACAAAAGGGAAAGATCTGATCATCCTTCCCCCAGTTGATGTTTGAAAATACTACCAAATAAAATCTCTTATTCTTTCAAATACTTCTAACCCGTGAAACTAAAAAGTACTTGTCAAAAACTATTTAAAAGAAAGCTCCCCTCTCACTAGGGCATACTCTAAATCCTTAAGAGCAGACAGCGACTGCTTCGTCATGGGAGTGCGCCACAACAGCCGGTCAATTTGTTGCTCTTCTTCTGAAGACATCTGCCCCGAATCTAAAACTCGCTGTATTTTTTGTAAAAGTTCATTCATTTCCATACTCCCTACGTGGATTTCATATACATAAACAATTGGAAACCATTTATTCTAATCTCAGAATAGCTAGTATCAATGAGGTAGAAAGCAGCCGCACCATTGATAACTCTTATTTTAGGCAAACACTGAAAAGCAACTTGTTAGAAGTATGTCTTTCGCAATGTTTCTTGATTAATGATTGCACTTCTCTATGTTTGCGATACTTGTCTAACAAAACATATTTTTCAAGAAAAATACCAACATCACTCTCTATGCATCACTTGATTTTTTATAGCAAACCGGGTTGCCATCTCTGTGAAGGCTTACAGGAAAAATTAACTCGGATTAAAAACCTTTCATTGCAAATAGAAGTGCGTGACATTACAAAAAATGTCGAATGGTTTGAAAAATATCAATATGAAATTCCTGTTCTCACTATCGAAAAAAATGGGTCAGAGATGACATTACCAAGATTTTCTCCCCGTGCATCTTCCGAAAAAATTGCTCAGAAATTGAGTATGTACCTAGAGTAAAAATGAGGGTTCGATCCATCATCTAAATCTCAACAATGGGTTATGAAAATTAAATCAAACTAGATGGATCTAGCTTGGTAATTAGACCGCGTGCAATGTCATTTTCAAGGCGAAGCCGCGAAATGTGGACATCATCCCCTAGGGAGGTGTCGAGAAATATTTGCCTCAACTCCTGGGCTTGATGCGGACTGATATAGTGGGTGCTGTAAATTTGTTGAAGCAACTCATTAAAATATTCAGGCATTGTTCCGAGTTCATTTGCATTTTTCAAGTTGACAGTCTGCCATATTTAAATAGA from [Limnothrix rosea] IAM M-220 encodes:
- a CDS encoding S8 family serine peptidase gives rise to the protein MAAPEVTPQQGLILQRGQAELLLHKLDDRLTVAFRDQDVDLLEIVPGLMYRPLSLVGKDFLMQEVIVPPEDLETVLAAARQSDEILFASHVYQLAYSIDSFVYLTNQITIQFAQNLSSHEHRGFGDRHNLKLIRPVLGLENTFIYELTKETTANPIKLANQLRALSGINVAEANVILPQESLSIELPTDTLFSEQWYLHEPNPDQPEQPQGIDAVGAWEYTKGDRSIVVAVMDDAVDLNHPDFQGQGKIVAPYDFGDNDFLPTPEHDQESHGTACAGLAVAEETGTGIVGVAPDCALMPLKTTGYLDDDSIESLFLWAVDKGADVISCSWNAAAVHFPLSLRQNAAIHYAATVGRDGKGCVVVFAAGNANRPLDGTIYERGWHNKMLYGPTAWLNGYATHPDAIAVSACTSQNQKAVYSNWGSEISVCAPSNNAPPAMWFAEHGYLPTAPEVQENLAGNGILSTDTMGELGYSAGHFTRDFGGTSSACPLVAGAAALVLSVNPMLSATEVKEILEHTADKIVDKSRDRQLGLQLGTYDALGHSRWFGYGKINARRAVEAAANRFVDVEEPEFVLEQTNDLELEIPDGTEEGITSLVAFVEQGRIRDISVTVEIEHEYLGDVEVHLRSPNGNVFLLQNRSLGSRDYLYKTYTPVNTPSLKQLMNLDITGEWTLWVLDLSPSDTGSLKKWSLQLKY
- a CDS encoding glutaredoxin family protein → MHHLIFYSKPGCHLCEGLQEKLTRIKNLSLQIEVRDITKNVEWFEKYQYEIPVLTIEKNGSEMTLPRFSPRASSEKIAQKLSMYLE